From the genome of Clavibacter nebraskensis NCPPB 2581:
CAGCGCGCCCACGCCGGAGCTGCTGGCAGCGAGCGCCCGGCGGCTGTCGCGGCTCGCGGACGGGCACCCGGGGATCCAGGTGGTCGTCGAGAACTGGCGCGAGATGATGCCCGACGCGGACGCAGTGCTCGCCCTGCTGGCCGACGCGGGCGACGTGCGCCTCCTCATCGACCTCGGCAACTGGACCATGCCCGACAAGCACGAGCAGCTCGCCCGCATCGCCCCGCACGCCGTCACCTGCCACGCCAAGGCGCACCGCCACGACGACGGCAGCCTGGACGACGTCGACTACGCCCGCTCCCTCCGCGTGCTGCAGGACGCGGGCTACCAGGGCGCGCTCGCGATGGTGAACGAGTCGAGCCGGCCCGACGGATCCGACGAGTGGGACGGCCTCGAGCAGGAGCACGAGGTGGTGCGGCGGGTCTTCGGGTGAGACGGACCCGCGGCCCGGGGCGGGCTCAGGGCGCGCCTCAGCCCAGCGCCGCCTCCTCCGCCGCGACGTCCTTCCGCACCTCGAACTGGGTCCGGTGCAGCTCCTCGTAGCGCCCGCCCCCGGCGAGCAGCTCCTCGTGCGTGCCGCGCTCGACGATCGCGCCGTCCTCGACGACGAGGATCATGTCGGCGCTGCGGATCGTGGAGAGGCGGTGCGCGATGACCAGGGCCGTCCGCCCCTCGAGCGCCTCGCTGAGCGCGGCCTGCACCGCGGCCTCCGACGTCGAGTCGAGCGCCGCCGTCGCCTCGTCGAGGATCACGACGCGCGGGCGCGCGAGCAGCAGCCGCGCGATGGTCATCCGCTGGCGCTCGCCCCCGGAGAGCCGGTAGCCGCGCTCCCCCACCATGGTGTCGAGCTGGTCCGGCAGGGAGCGGATCATGGGCTCGAGCCGCGCGCGCCGGACCGCGTCCCACACCTCGTCCTCGGTCGCCTCGGGCCGCGCCAGGCGCAGGTTGGAC
Proteins encoded in this window:
- a CDS encoding sugar phosphate isomerase/epimerase family protein, with product MTGPTGTTRPTDKAVHAWSLDGTLGHPRVPGPDGSGTVTRAAGALDLLDLPAELARRGYRAVQLAHFQLPTRDASYLEELRAALESSGIVLDAFLVDDGDLVHPTDADLHERWISDLLDDALTLGAHHARVGAGRSAPTPELLAASARRLSRLADGHPGIQVVVENWREMMPDADAVLALLADAGDVRLLIDLGNWTMPDKHEQLARIAPHAVTCHAKAHRHDDGSLDDVDYARSLRVLQDAGYQGALAMVNESSRPDGSDEWDGLEQEHEVVRRVFG